The Kitasatospora paranensis genome has a window encoding:
- a CDS encoding helix-turn-helix domain-containing protein produces MATDRDSVLEAAVGVLSRRPTAHLDEIARAAGISRATLHRIFPGREALIREVGMLSLRRFATACDTARIEEGDAQEALRRLVEAVVPDAALCAFLTGENQLYDDPEINRLWDIQDARVRALFLRGQQQGVFRIELTAGWLSEAFFDLLAGVGWAVQDGRLAPRDSAYSLTELFLGGATRRTEPS; encoded by the coding sequence ATGGCCACCGACCGCGACTCCGTCCTCGAAGCAGCCGTCGGCGTGCTCTCACGGCGCCCCACGGCGCACCTCGACGAGATCGCCCGCGCGGCCGGGATCAGCCGGGCCACGCTGCACCGGATCTTCCCGGGCCGCGAGGCGCTGATCCGCGAGGTCGGCATGCTCAGCCTGCGCAGATTCGCGACCGCCTGCGACACCGCCCGGATCGAGGAGGGCGACGCCCAGGAGGCCCTGCGCCGCCTCGTCGAGGCGGTCGTCCCGGACGCGGCCCTCTGCGCCTTCCTGACCGGTGAGAACCAGCTCTACGACGACCCGGAGATCAACCGCCTCTGGGACATCCAGGACGCCAGGGTCCGCGCGCTCTTCCTGCGCGGACAGCAACAGGGCGTGTTCCGGATCGAGCTCACCGCCGGCTGGCTCAGCGAGGCCTTCTTCGACCTCCTCGCCGGCGTCGGCTGGGCCGTCCAGGACGGACGACTCGCCCCCCGCGACAGCGCCTACTCGCTCACCGAGCTCTTCCTCGGCGGAGCCACCAGGAGAACAGAACCCTCATGA
- a CDS encoding DUF2975 domain-containing protein has protein sequence MGKLTVRALRAVLVVVLAGTVFVQAGMVWALATKPVDGSLPLTPLRVITILGMVSVQVAVVCVWRLLAMVRRGTVFSHAAFRYVDGVIGAIVAASLVWFSVTAVNAPGQREDPGVTVIMAGIGLAILGVALLVLVMRTLLVQAVARDVEAAQLRAELDEVI, from the coding sequence GTGGGAAAGCTGACCGTACGTGCGCTGCGCGCCGTGCTCGTGGTGGTGCTCGCCGGCACCGTGTTCGTACAGGCGGGCATGGTGTGGGCGTTGGCCACCAAACCGGTGGACGGGTCGCTCCCGCTCACCCCGTTGCGCGTGATCACGATCCTGGGGATGGTGTCCGTCCAGGTCGCCGTGGTCTGCGTCTGGCGACTGCTGGCGATGGTGCGGCGCGGGACCGTGTTCTCCCACGCCGCCTTCCGTTACGTGGACGGCGTGATCGGTGCGATCGTGGCGGCCTCCCTGGTCTGGTTCTCGGTCACGGCCGTCAATGCTCCGGGCCAGCGGGAGGACCCGGGCGTCACCGTGATCATGGCCGGGATCGGCCTGGCCATCCTGGGGGTCGCGCTCCTCGTGCTCGTGATGCGGACGCTGCTCGTGCAGGCCGTCGCACGCGACGTCGAAGCGGCGCAGCTGCGGGCCGAGTTGGACGAGGTGATCTGA
- a CDS encoding oxidoreductase produces MAFGELGTAEQRLWDDFPAGVAVDLRAAEDRTVRAEVLTALLLRGPDAAAGRVGGLRLTGARITGQVDLAGAGLDFPLGLTDCDFEEPVLLRGASLRGTTFHGCRIPGLDGWLLKVDGNLFFEDSVIAGRLTLTRAHITGELRLSGVTLTATELVGLPAETDPACAPGVWALWAGGLVMEGGCFARKGFRCRGGLRLPGARFGGGLFMEGAQIDNPLGDALSGDDLTASTMVLTDGFTANGAIALPGATVRSRLSFDGAHLNGAGTALDGSRLTAGDLHLTPAARPAGSLDLREAQVAVLHDNAHARAADTRLDGLVYTSVQGVTGLDERLAWIGHAPGYTPQPYEQLAAWYRRIGHDDDARRVLLAKQRRRRRTLGPLGRAWGRVLDATVGYGYRPWQAALWLMLLSALGTAAFAEGRPTAAQPGQGVPFNAFVYTLDLLVPIGGFGQRTAWYFTGLHQWLGYGLIAAGWLLTTAAVSGVTRALNRT; encoded by the coding sequence GTGGCGTTCGGTGAGCTCGGCACGGCCGAGCAGCGGCTGTGGGACGACTTCCCTGCCGGGGTCGCGGTCGACCTCCGGGCGGCGGAGGACCGGACGGTCCGCGCCGAGGTGCTCACCGCCCTGCTGCTGCGCGGACCGGACGCCGCCGCGGGCCGGGTCGGCGGCCTGCGGCTCACCGGCGCCCGGATCACCGGGCAGGTCGACCTGGCGGGCGCCGGGCTCGACTTCCCGCTCGGCCTCACCGACTGCGACTTCGAGGAGCCGGTGCTGCTGCGCGGTGCCTCCCTGCGCGGCACCACCTTCCACGGCTGCCGGATTCCCGGCCTGGACGGCTGGCTGCTGAAGGTCGACGGCAACCTCTTCTTCGAGGACTCCGTCATCGCCGGCCGGCTCACCCTGACCCGCGCCCACATCACCGGCGAACTGCGGCTCAGCGGCGTCACCCTCACCGCGACCGAGCTGGTCGGCCTGCCCGCCGAGACCGACCCGGCCTGCGCCCCCGGCGTCTGGGCGCTGTGGGCCGGCGGCCTGGTCATGGAGGGCGGCTGCTTCGCCCGCAAGGGCTTCCGCTGCCGCGGCGGCCTGCGGCTGCCCGGTGCCCGGTTCGGCGGCGGGCTCTTCATGGAGGGCGCGCAGATCGACAACCCGCTCGGCGACGCCCTGAGCGGCGACGACCTGACCGCCTCCACCATGGTCCTCACCGACGGCTTCACCGCCAACGGCGCGATAGCCCTGCCCGGTGCCACCGTCCGCAGCCGGCTCTCCTTCGACGGGGCCCACCTCAACGGGGCCGGCACCGCCCTCGACGGCAGCCGGCTCACCGCCGGCGACCTCCACCTCACCCCCGCCGCCCGCCCGGCCGGGAGCCTCGACCTCCGCGAGGCCCAGGTCGCCGTCCTGCACGACAACGCGCACGCCCGCGCCGCCGACACCCGCCTCGACGGCCTCGTCTACACCTCCGTCCAGGGCGTCACCGGCCTCGACGAACGCCTCGCCTGGATCGGCCACGCCCCCGGCTACACCCCGCAGCCGTACGAGCAACTCGCCGCCTGGTACCGGCGGATCGGCCACGACGACGACGCCCGCCGCGTCCTGCTCGCCAAACAGCGCCGCCGTCGCCGCACCCTCGGCCCGCTCGGACGCGCCTGGGGCCGGGTGCTCGACGCCACCGTCGGCTACGGCTACCGCCCCTGGCAGGCCGCCCTCTGGCTGATGCTGCTGAGCGCCCTGGGCACCGCCGCGTTCGCCGAGGGCCGGCCGACCGCCGCCCAGCCCGGCCAGGGCGTCCCGTTCAACGCCTTCGTCTACACCCTCGACCTGCTCGTCCCGATCGGAGGCTTCGGCCAGCGCACCGCCTGGTACTTCACCGGGCTCCACCAGTGGCTCGGCTACGGTCTGATCGCCGCAGGCTGGCTGCTCACCACCGCCGCCGTCTCCGGCGTCACCCGCGCCCTCAACCGCACCTGA
- a CDS encoding diacylglycerol kinase: MLDVVGADPQDAVRVAREAVDHGVDVLAVAGGDGMVALALEAVAGTGVALGIVPAGTGNDHAREYGLPLGDPEAAADVLLDGRTVTVDLGRVETADGTVRHFGSVLAAGFDSLVSDRTNRLRWPRGRMRYNLAILVEFAHLRPLPFRLVLADGTVVERDLVLAAAGNTRSYGGGMLICPDADHADGLLDLTVVRAMPRLRVARFFPTVFRGTHVHHEEVETYRTASVRIESAGITAYADGEYVGPLPAEVTVAPGALRIVVPA; this comes from the coding sequence GTGCTGGACGTCGTCGGCGCGGACCCGCAGGACGCCGTCCGGGTCGCCCGCGAAGCGGTCGACCACGGGGTGGACGTGCTCGCGGTCGCGGGCGGCGACGGCATGGTGGCGCTGGCCCTCGAGGCGGTGGCCGGCACCGGCGTCGCGCTGGGCATCGTCCCCGCGGGCACCGGCAACGACCACGCCCGCGAGTACGGGCTGCCGCTGGGCGATCCGGAGGCGGCGGCCGACGTGCTGCTCGACGGCCGGACGGTCACCGTCGACCTCGGCCGGGTGGAGACGGCCGACGGCACCGTGCGGCACTTCGGCTCGGTGCTGGCCGCCGGCTTCGACTCGCTGGTCAGCGACCGCACGAACCGGCTGCGCTGGCCGCGCGGGCGGATGCGCTACAACCTCGCCATCCTGGTGGAGTTCGCGCATCTGCGGCCGCTGCCGTTCCGCCTGGTGCTGGCGGACGGCACGGTGGTCGAGCGGGACCTCGTCCTCGCCGCCGCCGGCAACACCCGCAGCTACGGCGGCGGGATGCTGATCTGCCCCGACGCCGACCACGCCGACGGGCTGCTCGACCTCACCGTCGTCCGGGCGATGCCGCGGCTGCGGGTCGCCCGGTTCTTCCCCACGGTCTTCCGCGGCACCCACGTCCACCACGAGGAGGTGGAGACCTACCGGACGGCCTCGGTACGGATCGAGTCCGCCGGGATCACCGCGTACGCGGACGGCGAGTACGTCGGCCCCCTGCCGGCCGAGGTGACGGTGGCGCCGGGCGCCCTGCGGATCGTCGTCCCCGCCTGA
- a CDS encoding DinB family protein, whose translation MTTSRIDPPFAADETTMLNAWLDFHRETLAVKTEGLSTEQLRQRSAPPSSLSLLGLVRHMAEVERAWFQGCLQGEEFKQGLYWTDENEDGDFDDIDTADAEADFATWRAQIDLARQAAAGLPLETVGKRLRHGNEVTLRWILVHMIEEYARHNGHADLLRERIDGVTGE comes from the coding sequence ATGACGACCTCACGCATCGATCCCCCGTTCGCCGCCGACGAGACGACCATGCTCAACGCCTGGCTGGACTTCCACCGCGAGACCCTCGCGGTGAAGACCGAGGGGCTGAGCACCGAGCAGCTGCGGCAGCGGTCGGCGCCGCCGTCCTCGCTCTCCCTGCTCGGGCTCGTCCGCCACATGGCCGAGGTGGAACGGGCCTGGTTCCAGGGCTGTCTCCAGGGCGAGGAGTTCAAGCAGGGCCTGTACTGGACCGACGAGAACGAGGACGGCGACTTCGACGACATCGACACCGCCGACGCCGAGGCGGACTTCGCCACCTGGCGCGCCCAGATCGACCTGGCCCGCCAGGCCGCGGCCGGGCTGCCGCTGGAGACGGTCGGCAAGCGGCTGCGTCACGGCAACGAGGTGACGCTGCGCTGGATCCTCGTCCACATGATCGAGGAGTACGCGCGGCACAACGGACACGCCGATCTTCTGCGGGAGCGGATCGACGGAGTCACCGGCGAGTGA
- a CDS encoding leucine-rich repeat domain-containing protein gives MDLPPDLPRGALRLDPDGRPVALRAPHHGLTDWPDGLRTLATLRHIDLDGNALTRLPADVLALPELHTLLLYGNRITAVPGAVGRARRLRHLSVGGNLLTAVPDSLWTMTGLHSLNLAENALDTVPDSVGNLTGLRMLDLAHNRIDHLPAALGDLPDLTDFLYLGDNGLTRVPASLGRLHRLRYLGLTGNRLTALPDTLGGLAALRELRLQDNRLTALPDTLGRLTRLRELHLTGNPVTELPDTLGALADLRLLDLRNTPLRRLPDAVAALTSLTHLDLRATRITDLPDGLARVPHLEKLDLRWTKLETTPDWLADLRDRGCAVLH, from the coding sequence GTGGACCTCCCGCCCGACCTCCCGCGCGGAGCGCTCCGGCTGGATCCGGACGGCCGCCCGGTGGCCCTGCGCGCGCCGCACCACGGCCTCACCGACTGGCCCGACGGCCTGCGGACGCTCGCCACCCTGCGCCACATCGACCTCGACGGCAACGCCCTCACCCGGCTGCCCGCCGACGTCCTCGCCCTCCCCGAACTGCACACCCTCCTGCTGTACGGCAACCGGATCACCGCCGTCCCCGGCGCCGTCGGCCGGGCCCGCCGGCTGCGCCACCTCAGCGTCGGCGGCAACCTCCTCACCGCCGTCCCCGACAGCCTGTGGACGATGACCGGGCTGCACTCCCTCAACCTCGCGGAGAACGCGCTCGACACCGTCCCCGACAGCGTCGGGAACCTCACCGGCCTGCGGATGCTCGACCTCGCCCACAACCGGATCGACCACCTCCCCGCCGCCCTCGGCGACCTGCCCGACCTGACCGACTTCCTCTACCTCGGCGACAACGGCCTGACCCGCGTCCCCGCCTCCCTCGGCCGGCTCCACCGCCTCCGCTACCTCGGCCTCACCGGCAACCGGCTCACCGCACTCCCCGACACCCTCGGCGGCCTCGCGGCCCTGCGCGAACTCCGGCTCCAGGACAACCGCCTGACCGCCCTGCCGGACACCCTCGGCCGGCTCACCCGGCTCCGCGAACTGCACCTCACCGGCAACCCGGTCACGGAACTCCCCGACACCCTCGGCGCCCTGGCCGACCTGCGGCTGCTCGACCTGCGCAACACCCCGCTGCGGCGGCTGCCCGACGCGGTCGCCGCCCTCACCTCGCTCACCCACCTCGACCTGCGCGCCACCCGGATCACCGACCTCCCCGACGGCCTGGCGCGCGTGCCGCACCTGGAGAAGCTCGACCTGCGCTGGACGAAGCTGGAGACCACCCCCGACTGGCTGGCCGACCTGCGCGACCGCGGCTGCGCCGTCCTGCACTGA
- a CDS encoding TVP38/TMEM64 family protein, translated as MNHGPRRRLALLLLLLVAAAGSLLFWSPTAVLAGAAGPWRLPVALAVYALGTVAFVPKPALNAAAGLLLGVTVGLPVALAGTVLGAAAAFALGRTLARDALRPLLRAKAAAAVDRRLTEQGFRSVLLLRLIPGVPFQAANYACALSGVRAAPFLGATALGVLPGTAAYVVAGASASSPTSPAFLVSSAVVVALAAASLVSLWRARAAVATPRPESP; from the coding sequence ATGAACCACGGCCCGCGGCGGCGCCTCGCCCTCCTCCTGCTGCTGCTCGTCGCCGCCGCCGGCTCGCTGCTGTTCTGGAGCCCGACCGCCGTCCTGGCCGGCGCCGCGGGCCCGTGGCGGCTGCCGGTGGCGCTCGCCGTGTACGCGCTGGGCACCGTCGCCTTCGTCCCCAAGCCCGCGCTGAACGCCGCCGCCGGGCTGCTGCTCGGCGTCACCGTCGGCCTGCCGGTGGCGCTCGCGGGGACGGTGCTGGGCGCGGCCGCCGCGTTCGCGCTCGGCCGGACGCTGGCCCGCGACGCGCTGCGGCCGCTGCTGCGGGCGAAGGCGGCCGCGGCGGTCGACCGCCGGCTCACCGAGCAGGGCTTCCGGAGCGTCCTGCTGCTGCGGCTGATCCCCGGGGTGCCGTTCCAGGCCGCCAACTACGCGTGCGCGCTGTCCGGGGTCCGTGCGGCCCCGTTCCTCGGGGCGACCGCGCTGGGCGTGCTGCCGGGCACCGCCGCGTACGTGGTGGCCGGGGCGAGCGCGTCCTCGCCCACCTCGCCGGCCTTCCTGGTGTCGTCCGCGGTGGTGGTGGCGCTGGCAGCGGCCAGCCTGGTCTCGCTGTGGCGGGCCAGGGCGGCCGTCGCTACCCCTCGGCCGGAGTCTCCCTGA
- a CDS encoding VIT family protein, with translation MNWLRAGVLGANDGIVSTAGLVVGVAGATGSRDTLIASGLAGLLAGALSMASGEYVSVSTQRDAERAALAQEKHELATMPEEELAELAGMYEAKGLNPDLAGEVAEELTARDALGAHAETELGIDPDELTNPWHAALASFVAFTVGAVLPLLAIVLPPAGLRVPVTVVCVLVALVVTGWISARLGSAPPGRAILRNVAGGALAMGVTYLAGSLLGAVV, from the coding sequence CTGAACTGGCTGCGGGCGGGCGTACTCGGCGCCAACGACGGCATCGTCTCGACGGCGGGCCTGGTGGTCGGCGTCGCCGGTGCCACCGGCTCGCGGGACACCCTGATCGCTTCCGGGCTGGCGGGCCTGCTGGCCGGTGCCCTGTCGATGGCCTCCGGCGAGTACGTCTCGGTCAGCACCCAGCGCGACGCCGAACGGGCCGCGCTCGCCCAGGAGAAGCACGAGCTGGCGACCATGCCGGAGGAGGAGCTCGCCGAACTGGCGGGCATGTACGAGGCCAAGGGCCTGAACCCCGATCTCGCCGGCGAGGTGGCCGAGGAGCTGACGGCACGCGACGCGCTGGGCGCCCACGCCGAGACCGAGCTCGGCATCGACCCCGACGAGCTGACCAACCCCTGGCATGCGGCGCTCGCCAGCTTCGTCGCCTTCACGGTCGGCGCGGTGCTGCCGCTGCTCGCCATCGTCCTGCCGCCGGCGGGCCTGCGGGTGCCGGTGACCGTGGTGTGCGTGCTGGTCGCCCTGGTCGTCACCGGTTGGATCAGCGCCCGGCTGGGTTCGGCACCGCCCGGCCGGGCGATCCTGCGCAACGTCGCCGGCGGCGCCCTGGCCATGGGCGTGACCTACCTGGCCGGGTCGCTGCTCGGCGCGGTCGTCTGA
- a CDS encoding PP2C family protein-serine/threonine phosphatase, whose amino-acid sequence MLNREGGQVLAVDAQRIARVGWAEWNLLDGRVEASDGLTGLLGLDPDDPAPNLATLLGAVAPPSLPRLHRDLDRLLDGGRLDAETTLTVHGRARRVRLVAESVRAANGGPVLGVRAVLQDVTDLAESRRALRIQESETLRERRRADAEEEVVRRLREALVPRAATPLTELGLSTAVAYRPAEAGVGGDWYKSRRLPEGLALLAIGDARGHGLDAVALMSRLRHALGGLAFTRAVVEDLGTWLNEIAYDDGPESTATAVIARYHPERRLLRWICAGHLPPVLVRDGRARTLVPDLGPPFGVLPDTRYRAVETVLRPGDTVLLYTDGLVERRHEDIDRRIDALVEVAERHTGEDLQRCIDGIVQAMSGPRSEDDATIFGVRLR is encoded by the coding sequence GTGCTCAACCGCGAGGGCGGACAGGTGCTCGCCGTCGACGCCCAGCGGATCGCCCGGGTCGGCTGGGCCGAGTGGAACCTCCTCGACGGCCGCGTCGAGGCCTCCGACGGCCTGACCGGACTGCTCGGCCTCGACCCGGACGACCCGGCACCGAACCTGGCCACGCTGCTGGGCGCGGTCGCGCCCCCATCGCTGCCGAGGCTCCACCGCGATCTCGACCGGCTGCTCGACGGCGGCCGGCTCGATGCCGAGACGACACTGACCGTCCACGGCCGGGCGCGGCGCGTCCGGCTGGTCGCCGAGTCCGTCCGGGCGGCGAACGGCGGCCCGGTCCTCGGCGTGCGCGCCGTGCTGCAGGACGTCACCGACCTCGCCGAGAGCCGGCGGGCGCTGCGCATCCAGGAGTCGGAGACGCTGCGCGAGCGCCGCCGCGCCGACGCCGAGGAGGAGGTGGTGCGCCGGCTCCGGGAGGCCCTCGTGCCGCGTGCCGCCACCCCGCTCACCGAGCTCGGGCTCAGCACCGCGGTCGCCTACCGGCCGGCCGAGGCCGGGGTCGGCGGGGACTGGTACAAGAGCCGTCGGCTGCCCGAGGGCCTGGCGCTGCTGGCGATCGGGGACGCCCGCGGCCACGGCCTGGACGCCGTCGCCCTGATGTCCCGGCTCCGGCACGCCCTCGGCGGCCTCGCCTTCACCCGGGCCGTCGTCGAGGACCTCGGCACCTGGCTCAACGAGATCGCCTACGACGACGGCCCCGAGTCCACCGCCACCGCGGTGATCGCCCGCTACCACCCCGAGCGGCGGCTGCTGCGCTGGATCTGCGCCGGCCACCTGCCGCCCGTCCTGGTGCGCGACGGCCGCGCCCGCACCCTGGTGCCGGACCTCGGCCCGCCGTTCGGCGTGCTGCCCGACACCCGCTACCGGGCGGTGGAGACCGTGCTGCGGCCCGGCGACACCGTGCTGCTCTACACCGACGGCCTGGTCGAACGCCGCCACGAGGACATCGACCGACGGATCGACGCCCTGGTCGAGGTCGCCGAGCGGCACACCGGCGAGGACCTCCAGCGCTGCATCGACGGCATCGTGCAGGCCATGTCGGGCCCGCGCTCCGAGGACGACGCCACCATCTTCGGAGTACGGCTGCGCTGA
- a CDS encoding cell division protein SepF: MGALRDEHHHNGWLMPSGSYPAAVYDDPWDAEDTLPAVPAPAARIVSLKPTGFEAARTVGEHLRTGTPVVMDLTEMTGPEAKRMVDFASGLIFGTRGGIERIARRVFLLTPADVEVTVIDRPQDGTGFYNQS, from the coding sequence ATGGGAGCACTTCGCGACGAGCACCACCACAACGGGTGGCTGATGCCCTCCGGCAGCTACCCCGCTGCGGTCTACGACGACCCGTGGGACGCCGAGGACACACTGCCGGCCGTGCCCGCGCCGGCGGCCCGCATCGTCTCGCTGAAGCCGACCGGCTTCGAGGCCGCCCGCACCGTCGGCGAGCACCTGCGCACCGGCACGCCCGTCGTGATGGACCTGACGGAGATGACCGGCCCCGAGGCCAAGCGGATGGTGGACTTCGCCTCCGGGCTGATCTTCGGCACCCGCGGCGGGATCGAGCGGATCGCCCGCCGGGTCTTCCTGCTGACCCCCGCCGACGTCGAGGTGACGGTGATCGACCGCCCGCAGGACGGCACCGGCTTCTACAACCAGAGCTGA
- a CDS encoding class I SAM-dependent methyltransferase — protein MGLAQKRLNETPVEVRRAGLDGQRLPFADDTYDCALSTWTLCTIPDADAALREIRRVLKPGGRLFFIEHGLAPDEKVRHWQHRMDPLQQRLFAGCHLTRPIADLITGAGFVLADVDSFYEKGAPRMMGADTLGTAVAP, from the coding sequence ATGGGGCTGGCGCAGAAGCGCCTGAACGAGACCCCGGTCGAGGTGCGCCGGGCCGGCCTGGACGGCCAGCGGCTCCCGTTCGCCGACGACACCTACGACTGCGCGCTGTCCACCTGGACCTTGTGCACCATCCCGGACGCCGACGCGGCCCTGCGCGAGATCCGCCGCGTCCTCAAGCCCGGCGGCCGGCTCTTCTTCATCGAGCACGGCCTCGCCCCGGACGAGAAGGTCCGCCACTGGCAGCACCGGATGGACCCGCTCCAGCAGCGGCTGTTCGCCGGCTGCCACCTCACCCGGCCGATCGCCGACCTGATCACCGGCGCCGGCTTCGTCCTCGCCGACGTCGACTCCTTCTACGAGAAGGGCGCACCCCGCATGATGGGGGCCGACACCCTCGGCACCGCGGTCGCACCCTGA
- a CDS encoding DUF2568 domain-containing protein translates to MALLVRFLLELCALAALAYGGWAAPGPLALRIALVVLLPVVAAVFWGRYAAPRASVKSPVGWLLTQLLVFGGAVAALALAGHGLWALVLGVVMVADTAVLAGYGEWRPPVRETPAEG, encoded by the coding sequence GTGGCCCTGCTGGTCCGGTTCCTGCTGGAACTGTGCGCGCTGGCCGCGCTGGCGTACGGCGGCTGGGCCGCGCCGGGGCCGCTCGCGCTGCGGATCGCGCTGGTCGTGCTGCTGCCGGTGGTCGCCGCCGTGTTCTGGGGGCGCTACGCCGCGCCGAGGGCGTCGGTGAAGTCGCCGGTCGGCTGGCTGCTGACCCAGCTGCTGGTGTTCGGCGGCGCGGTCGCCGCCCTGGCGCTCGCCGGGCACGGCCTGTGGGCGCTGGTCCTGGGCGTGGTGATGGTCGCCGACACGGCGGTGCTGGCCGGGTACGGCGAGTGGCGTCCGCCGGTCAGGGAGACTCCGGCCGAGGGGTAG
- a CDS encoding helix-turn-helix domain-containing protein: MPITVDIDVMLARRKMSVGELADRVGITPANLAVLKNGRAKAVRFATLAALCEVLKCQPGDLLRWEADDAASG; the protein is encoded by the coding sequence ATGCCGATCACCGTGGACATCGACGTGATGCTGGCGAGGCGCAAGATGTCCGTCGGCGAGCTCGCGGACCGGGTGGGGATCACCCCGGCCAACCTGGCGGTGCTCAAGAACGGCCGTGCCAAGGCGGTGCGCTTCGCGACCCTCGCCGCGCTCTGCGAGGTGCTCAAGTGCCAGCCGGGCGACCTGCTGCGCTGGGAAGCCGACGACGCCGCGAGCGGATGA
- a CDS encoding helix-turn-helix domain-containing protein, which yields MSSSNAGPEQPTSTDDAILDAAADLIVHLGVHRTQLAEIARRAGVSRPTVYRRWPDVRAVIGALLTREIRATQQQVALTGEDREAFVAAVVEVAVRLRDHPVLGALLHSDSDTLMEYVVERLGTSQQGLLDALRAAIVQGQRHGSIRAGEPTELAAMVLLIAQSTVQSHRMVAHLLPEQAWRRELASALNGYLAP from the coding sequence ATGTCAAGTAGTAACGCCGGGCCCGAGCAGCCGACCAGCACCGACGACGCGATCCTCGACGCCGCCGCCGACCTCATCGTCCACCTCGGCGTGCACCGCACCCAGCTCGCCGAGATCGCCCGGCGCGCCGGGGTCAGCCGCCCCACCGTCTACCGCCGCTGGCCCGACGTCCGGGCCGTCATCGGGGCCCTGCTCACCCGCGAGATCCGCGCCACCCAGCAGCAGGTCGCGCTCACCGGCGAGGACCGCGAGGCCTTCGTCGCCGCCGTCGTCGAGGTCGCCGTCCGGCTCCGCGACCACCCGGTGCTCGGCGCCCTGCTGCACTCCGACTCCGACACGCTCATGGAGTACGTCGTCGAGCGGCTCGGCACCAGCCAGCAGGGTCTGCTCGACGCCCTGCGCGCCGCGATCGTCCAGGGCCAGCGGCACGGCTCGATCCGCGCCGGCGAACCCACCGAACTCGCCGCCATGGTGCTGCTCATCGCCCAGTCCACCGTCCAGTCGCACCGCATGGTCGCGCACCTGCTGCCCGAGCAGGCCTGGCGTCGCGAACTGGCCTCCGCCCTGAACGGATACCTCGCACCATGA